In Microbulbifer sp. GL-2, the following are encoded in one genomic region:
- the hda gene encoding DnaA regulatory inactivator Hda: protein MSIPQQLPLGVSLRDDATFDNFYLSELDPNRQVVALLQSFASGQNPESAVYIWGDAGSGVSHLLQSACQSAEANGRTFQYLPMAELMAMDPAVILDGLEQLDLVCIDDLHLLEGQSQWQTAMFHLYNRVRDSGRQLLLGSRKSPRGMDIALADLQSRLQWALVFQLQPMNDKDKVAALRRRSRLRGFDLPEDVAQYILHRAPRDTRALFLCLEQLDRASLMAQRKITIPFVKQVLDI from the coding sequence ATGAGTATTCCGCAACAGTTGCCGTTGGGTGTCTCCCTGCGGGATGATGCCACTTTCGATAACTTCTACCTGTCCGAGTTAGACCCTAACCGCCAGGTTGTTGCCTTGTTGCAGTCATTCGCCAGTGGGCAAAATCCTGAATCGGCTGTTTATATTTGGGGGGATGCCGGTAGCGGTGTCAGTCACCTGTTGCAGTCAGCTTGCCAAAGTGCTGAGGCCAATGGTCGCACTTTCCAATACCTGCCCATGGCCGAGCTGATGGCAATGGACCCCGCGGTTATCCTTGATGGTCTGGAGCAGTTGGACCTGGTTTGTATTGATGATCTGCACCTATTGGAGGGGCAGTCGCAATGGCAGACAGCTATGTTTCACCTGTACAACCGAGTCCGGGATAGCGGCAGGCAGCTTCTGCTTGGGTCGCGTAAGTCGCCCCGCGGGATGGATATAGCCCTTGCAGACCTGCAATCTCGCCTTCAGTGGGCTCTGGTATTCCAGCTCCAGCCCATGAACGATAAAGACAAAGTTGCCGCTTTGCGCAGGCGCAGCCGTTTGCGAGGTTTTGACTTGCCTGAGGATGTAGCACAGTACATTTTGCACCGCGCACCGAGGGACACCCGGGCACTATTTTTATGTCTGGAACAGCTGGACAGGGCTTCCCTGATGGCCCAGCGTAAAATCACTATCCCCTTCGTAAAGCAGGTGCTGGATATTTAG
- a CDS encoding DUF2066 domain-containing protein — protein MHKLLRQGLVLQLLALLFGVLILPVQARVISDLYEVVEAVPSRGTTDRAAAGSRGLERVFVRVTGDATVGNNPNLKSLLPKAQQFVQGYRYTSENNQLYLHLSFDPQAVSRQVHQLGLPMWPNNRPGTLIWLAVDTLQDGRSILREEDAPELFSVLEAMAIERGVPLDFPVMDLNDQRNMPVGSLWAQDEAAAERAGLRYSPDATLMGRLLQASGRRWQADWLLIHGGRSYAFDSNGGSLEEVALRGVNYMANLLAQRYAVRPEGQDSEAGAVIVELSGVSSFADYSEASTYLQGLAQVSSAQLLSVEGDQMRLALVSSVGLRNLRDALALNHKLRAQGDGDAIDLNGNRAPLGSVDNPLRYRWD, from the coding sequence ATGCACAAGCTGCTCCGGCAGGGATTGGTGTTGCAGTTACTGGCACTGCTTTTCGGTGTCCTAATCCTACCAGTACAGGCTCGAGTAATCTCGGATCTGTACGAAGTGGTCGAAGCTGTGCCCAGTCGTGGCACTACCGACCGCGCTGCTGCGGGTAGCCGAGGCCTCGAGCGGGTATTTGTGCGCGTCACCGGGGATGCCACAGTTGGCAACAATCCCAATCTGAAGTCGCTCTTGCCGAAGGCCCAGCAGTTTGTCCAAGGTTATCGCTACACCAGCGAGAACAATCAGCTGTATCTCCACCTTTCTTTTGATCCCCAGGCTGTTTCCAGGCAGGTTCACCAGCTGGGTTTACCGATGTGGCCCAACAATCGCCCTGGCACTTTGATCTGGCTGGCAGTGGACACTCTTCAGGATGGTCGCAGTATTCTTCGGGAAGAGGATGCCCCGGAACTTTTCTCCGTACTTGAGGCGATGGCGATAGAGCGCGGTGTTCCCCTGGATTTCCCAGTTATGGATCTTAATGATCAGCGTAACATGCCCGTGGGCTCGCTTTGGGCCCAGGATGAGGCGGCTGCGGAGCGGGCAGGTCTGCGCTACAGCCCCGATGCCACCCTGATGGGGCGTTTATTACAGGCCTCCGGTCGCCGCTGGCAGGCGGACTGGCTGTTGATACATGGCGGCCGCAGCTATGCATTTGATAGTAATGGCGGTTCTTTGGAAGAGGTTGCTCTGCGTGGGGTTAACTACATGGCTAACCTGTTAGCCCAACGCTATGCAGTGCGGCCGGAAGGGCAGGACTCTGAAGCGGGGGCGGTTATTGTGGAGCTGTCCGGTGTGAGTAGTTTTGCTGACTATTCCGAGGCTTCAACTTATCTGCAGGGGTTGGCCCAGGTGAGTAGTGCACAGTTGCTATCCGTAGAGGGTGATCAGATGCGTCTGGCATTGGTTTCTTCCGTGGGATTGCGCAACCTGCGCGATGCCCTTGCGCTGAATCATAAATTGCGGGCACAGGGTGACGGGGATGCCATTGACTTGAATGGAAACCGGGCACCACTGGGCAGCGTTGATAATCCGTTGCGTTATCGCTGGGACTGA
- a CDS encoding DUF885 family protein, translating to MIKRIAKWFGGILLLGVVAVSVFAVNAIYFKPWSINVYFERAFIKLGSTSPEILSQLRILEQFGIDGHNARLDDVSEEEQQRQMKMIKDELAVLHEYDREALNGQKAISYDVFAHFLGNMVEGERWKYHNYPLNQMFGVQNSLPEFLAEVHQINNIKEADYYLSRLSEVDRKFSQVLDGLRIREQTKILPPRFVIDSVLEEMRGFISAPPHENILYTSLQERLDKIDALPDQERTRILGRGEALIDAEVYPAYRSLIAYYRELQPMVYENNGVWALPDGDEFYAYQVRSHTTTDLAPSELHRIGLEEVARIEGEMNRIFASVGQDSGSISVRFAGINNDPQFLYEDSDQGREQIIADYQAMIDEVNAGLGDYFDIKPAMGVEVRRVPEFKEQGAPGAYYNPPAMDGSRPGVFYANLRDVHETKKFGMRTLAYHEAVPGHHFQLAIAQELKGVPTFRKMGLFTAYAEGWALYAEQVAKEAGFQENPYDDLGRLQAEMFRAVRLVVDTGLHYKRWSREEAIEYMVEKTGMTETEVTTEIERYLVMPGQALAYKAGMLKILELREKAKGKLGGAFDIRQFHNLVLTNGALPLAVLEQQVDSWIAAKKG from the coding sequence ATGATAAAAAGGATAGCTAAATGGTTTGGCGGGATACTATTACTCGGAGTTGTGGCAGTTTCAGTCTTTGCTGTCAATGCGATCTATTTTAAACCTTGGTCCATCAATGTGTATTTCGAGCGCGCCTTTATCAAGCTCGGTAGTACCAGTCCGGAAATTCTCTCGCAGCTACGGATATTAGAGCAATTTGGAATTGATGGACACAATGCCCGTCTGGATGATGTCTCTGAAGAAGAGCAGCAACGCCAGATGAAAATGATTAAGGATGAGCTTGCAGTGTTGCACGAGTATGATCGTGAGGCACTCAATGGGCAGAAGGCAATTTCCTATGATGTGTTCGCCCACTTTCTAGGCAACATGGTGGAGGGGGAGCGGTGGAAGTATCATAATTATCCGCTTAACCAGATGTTTGGTGTACAAAACAGCCTGCCGGAATTTCTTGCTGAGGTGCACCAGATCAATAATATCAAGGAAGCCGACTATTACCTCTCCCGCCTGAGTGAAGTCGATAGAAAATTTTCCCAGGTACTTGATGGGCTCAGGATTCGAGAGCAGACAAAAATCTTGCCACCTCGCTTTGTTATCGACAGCGTATTAGAGGAAATGAGAGGCTTCATCTCCGCTCCCCCTCATGAAAATATACTCTATACCTCTCTGCAGGAGCGTTTGGATAAAATTGATGCGCTACCGGATCAGGAACGCACGCGTATTTTGGGTAGGGGTGAGGCCTTGATTGATGCAGAAGTTTACCCTGCATACAGGAGCCTGATTGCCTATTACAGGGAGTTGCAACCCATGGTCTATGAAAATAATGGGGTCTGGGCATTACCGGATGGCGATGAATTTTATGCCTACCAGGTCCGTAGTCATACTACTACGGACTTGGCGCCCTCAGAACTGCACCGTATTGGTCTAGAAGAAGTGGCGCGTATAGAGGGGGAGATGAATCGGATTTTTGCCTCTGTTGGCCAGGATAGCGGCAGTATTAGTGTGCGTTTTGCAGGTATTAATAATGACCCTCAATTTCTCTATGAAGACTCTGATCAGGGCCGCGAGCAAATCATTGCAGACTATCAGGCAATGATTGATGAGGTGAATGCCGGCCTGGGGGATTACTTTGATATAAAACCGGCAATGGGTGTTGAGGTTCGGCGCGTGCCTGAATTTAAGGAGCAAGGTGCTCCAGGCGCTTACTATAATCCCCCTGCCATGGATGGTTCTCGTCCCGGTGTGTTTTACGCAAACCTGCGCGATGTACACGAGACGAAAAAATTTGGAATGCGCACTCTGGCCTATCACGAGGCGGTTCCCGGTCATCACTTTCAATTGGCGATTGCCCAGGAATTAAAGGGTGTGCCTACTTTCCGAAAAATGGGGTTGTTTACAGCATACGCTGAAGGCTGGGCCCTCTATGCGGAGCAGGTAGCTAAGGAGGCCGGCTTCCAGGAGAACCCCTATGATGACCTGGGGCGTTTGCAGGCTGAAATGTTTCGTGCCGTGCGTTTGGTTGTGGATACCGGTTTGCACTACAAGCGCTGGAGCCGTGAAGAAGCCATTGAATATATGGTGGAAAAAACTGGCATGACGGAAACTGAGGTCACTACCGAGATTGAACGCTATCTGGTAATGCCGGGTCAGGCACTGGCTTATAAAGCCGGGATGTTAAAGATTCTGGAACTACGTGAGAAAGCGAAAGGAAAATTAGGTGGAGCGTTTGATATTCGACAATTCCATAATTTGGTTTTGACTAATGGCGCACTGCCATTAGCTGTGCTGGAGCAGCAGGTGGATAGCTGGATTGCTGCTAAAAAGGGATAA
- a CDS encoding outer membrane protein transport protein gives MNKKYLRHAVLAAAIGSVSQGAMAAGFYLQETSASGLGRAFAAENTIGDNASILARNPAGSALFDTYTISGGLTYVDPNIDVSGDVTYFGPIPGTQTTVRADADDYATSAWIPNGYLAAPINDEWSWGLAMYTDFGLETDFPDSFPATAIANQTELLTVNIQPSIAYDINNTFSIGASINFLYADATLKTNIPTDFALDPIFSNPAVLGRSLSGASVLKVEGDGWDVSWTLGALWRISDKTRAGISYHAKYNPKLKGDVSSDLAPTPAAPFDDTSGNLTLDLPDTLELGFYHRFDNQWAVAAGYMWTNWEEFERLEAFIPSAGAGFNPLLLKEENFKSGSRFSLAGEYFYNDDITVRFGYAYDQGAARDGFNRHEQEEILATTGLDLPITWRTLSIPDTDRQWLTAGGTYQYNEKLSVDAGIAYIWGDDERIQEYTDVPVPTYYDGGTTKTEAWLFSAAINYRF, from the coding sequence ATGAATAAGAAATACCTGCGACACGCAGTTCTGGCCGCAGCAATCGGCTCCGTTTCCCAAGGCGCAATGGCAGCAGGATTTTACCTGCAGGAAACCAGCGCATCTGGCCTAGGCCGCGCCTTCGCCGCCGAAAACACCATTGGTGATAACGCCTCTATCCTCGCGCGTAACCCCGCGGGCTCTGCGCTGTTTGATACCTACACTATTTCAGGTGGTCTTACTTACGTAGACCCCAATATCGATGTATCCGGCGATGTTACCTATTTCGGGCCAATCCCGGGCACCCAGACCACTGTTCGGGCAGATGCCGACGATTACGCTACCAGCGCATGGATCCCCAACGGTTATTTAGCCGCACCAATCAACGATGAGTGGTCCTGGGGCCTGGCCATGTATACAGACTTTGGCCTTGAGACTGACTTTCCCGATAGCTTTCCAGCGACTGCAATTGCAAACCAAACTGAGCTGCTGACAGTCAATATCCAGCCCTCTATCGCTTACGATATCAATAACACCTTTAGCATTGGCGCTTCTATCAATTTCCTGTACGCCGATGCGACCCTGAAGACCAATATCCCAACAGATTTCGCTCTTGACCCGATCTTCAGTAATCCTGCGGTCTTAGGCAGAAGTCTCTCTGGCGCTTCTGTACTTAAGGTAGAAGGCGACGGCTGGGATGTCAGCTGGACTTTAGGTGCCTTGTGGCGCATCAGTGACAAAACCCGCGCCGGTATTTCTTACCACGCCAAGTACAACCCTAAGCTCAAGGGGGATGTGAGCTCCGACTTGGCACCAACCCCTGCAGCCCCGTTCGATGATACCAGCGGCAACCTCACGTTAGACTTGCCGGATACTTTAGAGCTGGGCTTCTACCACCGCTTTGACAACCAATGGGCAGTTGCAGCTGGCTATATGTGGACCAACTGGGAAGAGTTTGAGCGTCTCGAAGCCTTTATCCCAAGCGCTGGCGCAGGATTTAACCCTTTGCTGCTTAAAGAAGAAAACTTTAAAAGCGGCTCACGCTTTAGCCTCGCAGGCGAATATTTCTACAATGATGATATTACCGTGCGCTTTGGCTATGCCTACGATCAAGGCGCAGCACGCGATGGCTTCAATCGTCATGAGCAAGAAGAAATCCTTGCAACTACTGGCTTGGACCTCCCTATCACCTGGCGCACACTATCCATTCCCGATACCGATCGCCAGTGGCTCACCGCTGGCGGAACCTATCAGTATAATGAAAAGCTGAGCGTAGATGCCGGTATAGCTTACATTTGGGGTGACGACGAGAGAATTCAAGAATATACCGATGTCCCAGTCCCAACCTACTACGATGGCGGAACTACCAAAACAGAGGCTTGGCTGTTCAGTGCAGCTATAAACTATCGCTTCTAA
- a CDS encoding universal stress protein yields MPNVHRILYVSHAAEDESSGLLQAFAVARNNHAEIKVLLVCPAVPEGFEEFSELCEEAMLERVRGEIDSAQERMNLPRDQLKLEIESDCGPRPAERVIRRVLTGGYDLVIKNVEGRTQRKGFKAIDMELLRKCPCPVWLCRPIERTHTEIRVAVAIDPDCGEASTYDLAIRLLRWSRVLADSCSGTLHVISCWDYDVDEYLRRHFPLSASEEELDRATEAARAQHRSKLDVLIRAAGIGGDMQVHHVIAHPDNYIPLLIDEEQLDLLVMGTIGRTGIPGFIMGNTAENILQKVGCSLLALKPSDFESPIKV; encoded by the coding sequence ATGCCAAATGTTCATAGAATCCTCTATGTGAGCCACGCTGCCGAAGATGAAAGTAGCGGTTTGTTACAGGCATTTGCCGTTGCCCGTAACAATCATGCGGAAATCAAGGTGCTACTGGTTTGCCCGGCGGTACCTGAGGGCTTTGAGGAATTCAGTGAACTGTGTGAAGAAGCCATGCTTGAGCGGGTGAGGGGGGAGATTGATTCCGCTCAGGAGCGAATGAACCTGCCCAGGGACCAGCTCAAGTTGGAAATTGAGTCTGACTGCGGTCCTCGTCCGGCTGAGCGGGTGATCCGCCGGGTCCTGACCGGTGGTTATGATCTGGTGATCAAAAATGTGGAGGGCCGCACCCAACGTAAAGGCTTTAAAGCCATTGACATGGAGCTGCTGCGTAAGTGCCCCTGCCCGGTGTGGTTATGCCGACCGATAGAGCGAACCCACACCGAAATTCGGGTGGCGGTAGCAATTGACCCCGACTGTGGAGAAGCCAGCACGTATGATCTGGCAATTCGCCTGTTGCGATGGTCTCGGGTACTGGCCGACAGCTGTAGCGGTACCCTGCATGTAATTTCCTGCTGGGATTACGATGTGGATGAGTACCTGCGTCGCCATTTTCCCCTGAGTGCCTCTGAAGAGGAATTGGATCGAGCCACTGAGGCGGCACGTGCCCAACATCGTTCAAAACTGGATGTTCTGATCCGGGCGGCGGGTATCGGCGGTGATATGCAGGTCCATCATGTAATTGCCCACCCGGATAATTATATTCCGCTGCTGATCGATGAAGAGCAGCTCGATTTACTGGTGATGGGAACCATTGGGCGTACGGGAATTCCCGGGTTTATTATGGGCAATACTGCAGAGAATATTTTACAGAAAGTCGGTTGCTCGCTTCTTGCTTTAAAGCCCAGTGATTTTGAGTCCCCCATCAAGGTTTAA
- the purM gene encoding phosphoribosylformylglycinamidine cyclo-ligase, whose product MSDSKPQSTQTSLSYKDAGVDIDAGNALVERIKHVAKRTSRPEVMGGLGGFGALCQLPSGYKEPVLVSGTDGVGTKLRLAMDLGIHDSIGIDLVAMCVNDLIVAGAEPLFFLDYYATGKLNVDIATEVVSGIGKGCELAGCALVGGETAEMPGMYEGDDYDLAGFCTGVVEKSEIIDGSKVKSGDVLIGLASSGPHSNGYSLIRKVLEVRDADLQEDLGGETLAKALMAPTRIYVKSLLQLMKSAQVNALSHITGGGLLENLPRVLPQGCLARVDVSSWEMPAVFRWLQNAGNIDAREMYRTFNCGVGMVICVPADQADKALATLKELGEEAFVVGSIEDASEGSEAVELAGL is encoded by the coding sequence ATGAGCGATTCCAAGCCGCAATCCACTCAAACATCCCTCTCTTATAAAGATGCCGGTGTCGATATCGACGCGGGTAACGCACTGGTAGAGCGTATCAAACATGTGGCCAAACGCACTTCCCGCCCGGAAGTGATGGGTGGCCTGGGCGGATTTGGCGCCTTGTGCCAATTGCCCTCTGGTTATAAAGAACCTGTTTTGGTTTCTGGCACCGACGGTGTGGGTACCAAGTTACGCCTGGCGATGGACCTTGGGATCCACGACAGCATTGGTATTGACCTGGTTGCCATGTGTGTCAACGACCTAATTGTCGCCGGCGCCGAGCCCCTTTTCTTCCTCGACTACTACGCCACAGGCAAACTCAATGTAGATATCGCGACAGAAGTGGTCTCTGGCATAGGCAAAGGCTGTGAACTTGCCGGCTGCGCTCTGGTGGGAGGCGAAACTGCCGAAATGCCGGGCATGTATGAAGGTGACGATTACGACCTGGCCGGTTTCTGCACCGGTGTCGTAGAAAAGTCAGAGATCATTGATGGCAGCAAAGTAAAAAGTGGCGACGTATTAATCGGCCTAGCTTCCAGCGGCCCACACTCCAACGGCTACTCACTGATCCGCAAAGTGCTGGAAGTCCGCGATGCCGATCTTCAGGAAGACCTGGGCGGTGAAACCTTAGCCAAGGCCCTGATGGCTCCCACCCGCATCTATGTGAAAAGCCTTCTGCAATTGATGAAGAGCGCCCAGGTAAATGCACTGAGTCATATCACCGGAGGTGGCCTGCTGGAAAATCTACCGCGTGTACTGCCCCAGGGCTGCCTTGCACGTGTGGACGTCAGCAGCTGGGAAATGCCGGCTGTATTCCGCTGGCTGCAGAACGCGGGCAACATCGACGCACGTGAAATGTACCGCACCTTTAACTGCGGTGTCGGCATGGTAATTTGTGTACCGGCTGACCAGGCTGACAAAGCCCTGGCAACCCTGAAAGAACTGGGTGAAGAAGCCTTTGTCGTGGGCAGTATTGAAGACGCTTCTGAGGGTTCAGAAGCTGTTGAGCTGGCAGGCCTGTAA
- the purN gene encoding phosphoribosylglycinamide formyltransferase — MSQGVCRVVVLISGSGSNLQALLDVSAKAGAPFSVCSVISNKPAAYGLTRAAEAGVNTSVVDHREFASREDFDRALITEIDNQQPDLVVLAGFMRILTPEFVRHYSGRLLNIHPSLLPKYQGLHTHQRALDAGDSEHGATVHFVTEELDGGPPIIQAVVPVNEGDTVESLAKRVQVQEHLIYPMAVTWFAEKRLQMLDDRTRLDGELLPRSGAQVTG; from the coding sequence ATGTCCCAGGGGGTATGCAGAGTCGTCGTGCTGATCTCCGGTAGCGGCAGTAACTTACAGGCACTACTGGACGTCTCGGCGAAAGCCGGGGCGCCCTTTTCCGTCTGTTCGGTAATCAGCAACAAACCAGCGGCCTACGGCCTGACCCGCGCTGCCGAAGCCGGTGTCAACACCTCAGTGGTCGATCACCGGGAATTTGCCAGCCGGGAGGATTTCGACCGCGCACTGATCACTGAGATCGACAACCAGCAGCCGGATCTGGTAGTCCTGGCCGGATTCATGCGTATCCTGACGCCTGAATTTGTACGCCACTACAGTGGCCGCCTACTTAATATTCATCCCTCCTTGCTGCCAAAATACCAGGGATTACACACCCACCAACGCGCCCTGGATGCCGGTGACAGTGAGCACGGTGCTACTGTGCATTTTGTCACCGAGGAACTCGATGGGGGCCCACCGATTATCCAGGCCGTGGTCCCTGTAAACGAGGGAGATACGGTAGAGTCCTTGGCAAAACGGGTTCAGGTGCAAGAACACCTCATATATCCCATGGCTGTCACCTGGTTCGCGGAGAAACGCCTGCAAATGCTGGATGATCGCACCCGGCTGGATGGAGAGCTTCTGCCACGCAGTGGGGCCCAGGTAACCGGCTGA
- a CDS encoding DUF885 family protein — protein MKLKPTLIAAAISALVISGCDRNAPNASEQSVTASESTATQDSSSKVSQEAIKRVNQMFEDFFQEHLSRSPEYKTFLGKKEDYDKWDDLSPEFAKETLEIDKRQLAELKKIDPSTLDEATRLSLSLAKRNLEQDIEGYKWRNHYYPVNQMYATHTSAASLLISQHRIDDVSDAEAYIARLNAMPKYFSQLEENLKANAEAGTIVPKFVFPYVISDSRNLISGAPFDAEKDSPLFADFKGKVEKLEITKEQKKALISKASSALTKSAGPAYEKLISYLQELEKKATTDDGAWKLADGDDFYKFRLGVYTTTDMTADEIHQTGLKEVARIHDEMREIMRKVEFEGNLQEFFEFMRTDKQFYYPTSEEGKAEYLEKATAIIDTMKGRLDELFITKPKADLDVRAVEPFREKSAGKAFYQRPAPDGSRPGIYYANLYNMEDMPSYQMEALAYHEGIPGHHMQLSIAQELQGIPKFRKYGGYTAYTEGWGLYSELVPKELGFYEDPYSDFGRLAMELWRAGRLVVDTGLHAKKWTREDAINYLVENTPNPKGDVVKAIERYIVMPGQATAYKIGMLKIVELREKSKAELGDKFDVRGFHDTILANGAVPLDVLEQLVNEWVAKVKANS, from the coding sequence GTGAGCCAGGAAGCCATCAAGCGTGTCAACCAGATGTTCGAGGACTTTTTCCAGGAGCATCTTTCCCGCAGCCCCGAATACAAAACGTTCCTGGGTAAAAAAGAAGATTACGATAAATGGGACGACCTCTCCCCGGAGTTCGCCAAAGAAACCCTGGAGATCGACAAGCGACAATTGGCCGAGTTGAAAAAAATTGATCCCTCTACATTGGATGAAGCCACCCGCTTGAGCCTGAGCCTGGCTAAGCGCAACCTGGAACAGGATATCGAGGGCTATAAGTGGCGTAACCACTACTACCCTGTTAACCAAATGTATGCCACTCACACAAGTGCGGCCTCACTGCTGATCAGCCAGCATCGCATTGACGACGTGAGTGATGCTGAGGCTTACATCGCTCGCTTGAATGCAATGCCGAAATACTTCTCTCAACTGGAAGAGAACCTCAAGGCAAATGCCGAAGCTGGCACTATTGTGCCGAAATTCGTATTTCCTTACGTAATTAGCGATTCTCGCAATTTGATCAGCGGTGCGCCTTTTGACGCTGAGAAAGACAGCCCGCTGTTTGCAGATTTCAAAGGCAAAGTGGAAAAGCTGGAAATCACCAAAGAGCAGAAAAAAGCGCTAATCAGCAAAGCCAGCTCTGCGCTGACAAAGAGCGCGGGGCCCGCCTACGAAAAGCTGATCAGCTACCTGCAGGAACTTGAGAAAAAAGCCACCACCGATGACGGCGCCTGGAAGCTGGCAGACGGTGATGACTTCTACAAATTCCGCCTGGGTGTATATACCACCACAGATATGACCGCCGACGAGATCCATCAAACCGGCCTCAAAGAAGTTGCGCGTATCCACGACGAAATGCGCGAGATCATGCGTAAGGTAGAGTTTGAAGGTAACCTGCAGGAATTCTTCGAGTTCATGCGTACTGACAAGCAGTTCTATTACCCCACTTCCGAGGAAGGTAAGGCGGAGTACCTGGAAAAGGCCACCGCTATTATCGATACCATGAAGGGTCGCCTGGATGAGCTGTTTATCACCAAGCCCAAGGCAGACCTGGATGTAAGGGCAGTGGAACCCTTCCGCGAAAAATCCGCAGGGAAGGCCTTCTATCAGCGCCCGGCTCCAGACGGCTCCCGCCCTGGCATTTACTACGCCAACCTCTATAACATGGAAGATATGCCCTCCTACCAAATGGAAGCACTGGCTTACCATGAAGGCATACCTGGCCATCATATGCAGCTTTCCATCGCCCAGGAACTACAAGGCATTCCCAAGTTCCGTAAATACGGCGGCTATACCGCTTACACCGAAGGCTGGGGCCTGTACTCTGAACTGGTGCCTAAAGAGCTGGGTTTCTATGAAGACCCCTACTCCGACTTTGGTCGCCTGGCTATGGAACTATGGCGTGCAGGTCGCCTGGTAGTGGATACCGGTCTCCACGCTAAGAAATGGACCCGTGAAGATGCTATCAACTACCTGGTAGAAAACACCCCAAATCCTAAAGGTGATGTGGTTAAAGCCATTGAGCGCTATATCGTCATGCCCGGTCAGGCAACCGCTTACAAGATCGGCATGTTGAAAATTGTCGAATTGCGCGAGAAGTCCAAAGCGGAGCTTGGGGACAAATTCGATGTTCGCGGCTTCCACGATACTATCCTGGCTAACGGTGCAGTCCCCCTCGATGTACTGGAACAGCTCGTGAATGAGTGGGTCGCTAAAGTGAAAGCAAATAGCTAA
- a CDS encoding DUF3108 domain-containing protein gives MRFLVSSLFLFLLTGQTLANQLEPFKATYTARFNGISVTATRELTGQQGNWRLDFSTNTLFASIKEYSRFTSEDGNITPYHYEYRRKGLGRNRGTVLNFEPDKGMVLNVSNPERDLKDVSPHILDKVSYQLQLTMDVAAGKEDLQYEIADGKKIRKYTFAREGTEILDTPMGEIETIKVRRIRDADSARETTVWIAPQWNYALVKLVQREENGKKYQITMTNLSINGKNVSAGQ, from the coding sequence GTGCGTTTTTTAGTTTCCTCTCTGTTTCTTTTTCTACTCACCGGCCAAACCCTGGCCAACCAATTAGAACCCTTCAAGGCGACCTATACTGCGCGCTTCAATGGTATCAGCGTCACCGCCACCCGCGAGCTCACAGGCCAGCAAGGCAATTGGCGACTGGATTTCAGCACCAACACCCTATTTGCCAGCATCAAAGAGTACTCCCGCTTTACCAGCGAGGACGGCAATATAACTCCTTACCATTACGAATATCGCCGCAAAGGGCTGGGCCGTAATCGCGGCACCGTGCTTAATTTTGAGCCGGACAAGGGCATGGTACTCAATGTTTCCAATCCCGAAAGGGATTTGAAAGATGTATCTCCACATATTCTCGATAAGGTCAGCTACCAGTTGCAACTGACAATGGATGTCGCCGCGGGCAAAGAAGACCTCCAGTACGAAATTGCCGACGGCAAGAAGATTCGTAAATACACCTTTGCCCGGGAAGGCACTGAAATCCTGGATACCCCGATGGGGGAAATCGAGACCATTAAAGTGCGTAGAATTCGGGATGCCGACTCTGCGAGAGAGACGACAGTCTGGATTGCCCCCCAGTGGAACTATGCGTTAGTGAAGCTTGTTCAAAGAGAGGAAAATGGTAAAAAATACCAAATCACCATGACAAATCTATCCATTAATGGAAAAAACGTCAGCGCAGGCCAATAA